A single window of Bacillus spongiae DNA harbors:
- a CDS encoding IS110 family transposase produces the protein MNLQSTNINLYYRLSRKKRTYFLVNPVISYESKESSLQKVKSDTAVAKHLCELYFNEDLVAYQRKIVKTMNLSNLNRQHDSLTRYYVQLKLQFKTILDLVFLEYKGFFCNLYVLYS, from the coding sequence TTGAATCTACAGTCCACTAACATAAACCTATATTACAGACTCTCGAGAAAAAAAAGAACGTACTTTTTAGTGAATCCCGTTATTTCTTACGAATCGAAAGAAAGTAGTCTTCAAAAAGTGAAATCAGACACAGCTGTTGCGAAACATTTGTGTGAGTTGTATTTCAATGAGGACTTAGTTGCCTATCAACGGAAAATTGTTAAAACGATGAACCTGAGTAATCTGAATAGACAACACGATTCTTTAACACGGTACTATGTACAACTAAAACTTCAGTTCAAAACGATACTAGACCTAGTATTCCTTGAATATAAAGGGTTTTTTTGTAATTTATATGTGCTTTATTCTTAA